Proteins encoded within one genomic window of Rossellomorea vietnamensis:
- a CDS encoding NAD(P)/FAD-dependent oxidoreductase, which produces MEHSVVVVGGGIGGLTAAALLGSAGYHVHVLEASREWGGCAGKFQRGEALFPVGATLGMGFEPGGIHQRIFQYLGIELPSNQLLERVMDIHLPEVSLTFQRNRESHVKGLMKAFPDSADKIACYFRDLYRMAKEIRVLVDSLPILPPRTVREWKELIMSLNLGSLTLLPGFQKTMLDLLKKHDLHVHTSFKHFIDGQLIDSMQVESDQCSLLLGCLALDMYHEGAFYLEGGLYRIAECLVDASISLGVKATLGRKVVSITRDEHLQEWIVSDHRGNEYHADHVICNVPVQSLKNLFPDEYAPSIKTYLKGKEREAVWGTMTLYMLLKEESLPETLPLFTQICTSNDGNMTEGDHLFLSLSHHDDRQRAPEGFRTMTVSTHTKLENWDSKEKYDWYKRNLKKKMLDSIETVIPTFRSSLIECYPGAPKAWERYTGRPGGIVGGFPQTNDHALFNSLSHRTPLENVWVCGDSVFPGAGTIGVSVSGYHVFHSITGKKLPT; this is translated from the coding sequence ATGGAACATTCTGTAGTCGTGGTCGGAGGAGGTATCGGAGGGCTTACTGCTGCTGCCCTCCTTGGAAGTGCCGGTTATCATGTACATGTCCTTGAAGCTTCAAGGGAATGGGGTGGCTGTGCCGGGAAGTTCCAACGGGGAGAAGCGTTATTTCCAGTCGGAGCGACTCTTGGGATGGGTTTCGAACCTGGGGGGATTCATCAGCGCATCTTTCAGTACCTCGGCATCGAATTGCCGTCGAATCAACTCCTTGAGCGGGTAATGGACATACATCTTCCGGAGGTTAGCTTAACCTTCCAACGGAATCGGGAATCGCATGTTAAAGGGTTGATGAAAGCGTTTCCTGATAGTGCAGATAAAATTGCCTGTTACTTCAGGGATTTGTACAGGATGGCTAAGGAAATACGGGTACTCGTGGATTCCCTGCCCATCCTTCCGCCGAGGACGGTAAGAGAGTGGAAGGAGCTCATTATGAGCCTGAATCTGGGTTCACTGACCCTTCTGCCAGGCTTTCAAAAGACCATGCTCGATCTGCTGAAAAAACACGACCTGCATGTCCACACATCCTTCAAACACTTTATTGATGGACAGCTGATAGACAGTATGCAGGTGGAGAGCGACCAATGTTCTTTATTGCTCGGCTGCCTGGCACTTGATATGTATCATGAGGGGGCCTTCTACCTTGAAGGTGGCTTATATCGCATAGCCGAATGTCTGGTCGATGCATCGATATCACTTGGGGTTAAAGCGACCCTGGGGAGGAAAGTGGTAAGCATTACACGTGATGAGCATCTTCAGGAGTGGATCGTCTCTGATCATAGAGGGAATGAATATCATGCCGATCATGTCATATGCAACGTTCCTGTCCAGTCACTCAAGAATCTATTCCCTGACGAATATGCACCAAGTATTAAAACCTATTTGAAAGGAAAAGAAAGAGAGGCTGTGTGGGGGACCATGACCCTTTATATGTTATTGAAAGAAGAATCACTGCCGGAAACTCTCCCCCTGTTTACGCAAATTTGCACAAGCAATGATGGTAATATGACGGAAGGAGATCATCTTTTCTTATCATTATCTCATCACGATGACCGGCAGCGCGCGCCGGAAGGATTCCGTACTATGACGGTATCAACCCATACAAAATTAGAGAATTGGGACTCAAAAGAAAAATATGATTGGTACAAGAGGAACCTTAAAAAGAAGATGCTGGATTCAATAGAGACGGTCATACCCACCTTTAGAAGTAGTCTGATAGAATGCTACCCGGGTGCGCCCAAGGCGTGGGAACGATATACGGGGCGGCCCGGCGGGATTGTAGGGGGATTTCCCCAAACCAATGATCATGCGCTCTTCAATAGTCTATCGCACAGGACTCCACTTGAGAATGTCTGGGTATGTGGAGATTCTGTCTTCCCAGGTGCGGGGACCATCGGGGTGTCTGTCAGTGGGTACCATGTCTTTCACTCTATCACAGGGAAAAAGCTTCCCACATAA
- a CDS encoding GNAT family N-acetyltransferase, whose product MYKLTQYEDPIAFHDKVYSLLMEDEAANNLPLGLLNTMKTSDKYIDPLLLLVENEDDKAVGSFIMTPPHYLVVTLNVGKDDIQAIAEQLHTFCEDSGMTIPGFVAEKETALQLTHAWCHVTGKGFTIRMNQRVYQLSEVNDIQLSEGKMVPVRSGQEGLLAKWISEFVADTEVITLSGDEALKRAKDMIDNERYVFFWEVAGQPVSMARGARRTENGITVNFVYTPSEFRKKGYASSVVAELSRLLLHEHTFCSLYTDLDNPTSNKIYMEIGYKPVCDSMMITIV is encoded by the coding sequence ATGTATAAGCTTACACAGTATGAAGACCCAATAGCCTTCCATGATAAGGTTTATTCTCTCCTTATGGAGGATGAGGCAGCGAATAATCTGCCTTTGGGACTATTGAATACCATGAAAACGAGTGACAAATATATAGATCCACTTCTGCTGTTAGTGGAAAATGAGGATGACAAGGCAGTGGGATCATTCATCATGACTCCTCCTCATTACCTTGTCGTTACCCTGAATGTAGGGAAGGATGATATCCAGGCCATAGCCGAACAGCTCCATACGTTTTGTGAGGATTCCGGGATGACGATCCCCGGTTTTGTTGCTGAGAAAGAAACCGCACTTCAACTGACCCATGCATGGTGTCACGTTACGGGGAAGGGTTTCACCATCCGTATGAACCAACGTGTGTATCAATTGAGTGAAGTGAATGATATCCAGTTGAGTGAAGGGAAAATGGTTCCGGTTCGTTCAGGTCAAGAGGGGCTCCTGGCCAAATGGATCAGTGAGTTTGTCGCAGATACAGAAGTCATAACCTTGTCGGGTGATGAAGCGCTCAAAAGGGCGAAAGATATGATTGATAATGAACGCTATGTGTTCTTTTGGGAAGTGGCCGGACAGCCTGTTTCCATGGCAAGGGGGGCAAGAAGAACGGAAAACGGGATTACCGTAAATTTTGTTTACACCCCATCCGAATTCAGGAAGAAGGGATACGCCTCTTCTGTAGTAGCGGAACTGAGCCGTCTGCTACTGCATGAACACACCTTCTGTTCCCTCTATACGGACCTGGATAATCCCACATCGAACAAAATCTATATGGAGATCGGTTATAAACCAGTCTGTGATTCCATGATGATCACCATTGTTTGA
- the trpE gene encoding anthranilate synthase component I, with amino-acid sequence MMKHQDLNYVVKELNGDMYTPISLFQSLKGKKKFLLESSLKHEQSGRYSFVGSDPFMECRAYGDTVQIIKTSTDRVEERTGDPVEIIQTLIPHVPLEDAPFPFTGGGVGYLGYDVIRHYEEIGITPDDELEMPDIHLMFYEKVIVFDHLEHKVYIIVMNEWTEEMDVDLEGKVKETENELTNVYLDTNKEKLDRLSFHAQTSKDEYMERVERAKQSIQEGEIFQVVLSQRLQASFTGDPFTFYRGLRQSNPSPYMFFIDFEEYVVLGASPESMLKVQGSQITTNPIAGTRRRGNTVEEDGKLERELLSDEKEMAEHRMLVDLGRNDLGRICEIGSIRLTKYLTIERYKYVMHIVSEVKGKLKEEVTPLEALTGCLPAGTVSGAPKIRAMQIINGLETTKRGVYSGAVGYIGVNGNLDFALAIRTMVVKDGVANVQAGAGIVYDSDPESEYEETLNKAQSLLEVTG; translated from the coding sequence ATGATGAAGCACCAGGATTTGAACTATGTCGTGAAAGAATTGAATGGTGATATGTACACACCAATATCACTCTTTCAATCCCTAAAGGGGAAGAAGAAATTTTTATTGGAGAGTTCGCTGAAACACGAACAATCCGGTCGCTATTCTTTTGTGGGTAGCGATCCGTTCATGGAATGTAGGGCATATGGGGATACCGTACAAATAATAAAAACGTCTACTGATCGAGTAGAGGAACGAACAGGGGACCCCGTCGAGATAATTCAAACTCTTATTCCCCACGTTCCTTTAGAAGATGCACCCTTTCCTTTCACAGGTGGAGGGGTTGGATATTTAGGATATGATGTGATCAGACATTACGAGGAAATCGGTATCACCCCCGATGACGAATTGGAGATGCCGGACATTCATCTCATGTTCTATGAAAAAGTCATTGTCTTTGATCACCTTGAGCATAAAGTATACATCATTGTCATGAATGAATGGACAGAAGAAATGGACGTCGATCTTGAGGGAAAAGTGAAGGAAACCGAAAACGAGCTGACAAATGTGTATTTGGACACAAACAAGGAAAAACTGGATCGTCTATCCTTTCATGCTCAAACGTCAAAAGATGAATATATGGAGAGAGTGGAAAGAGCGAAGCAGTCGATTCAGGAAGGAGAAATCTTTCAAGTGGTGCTTTCCCAAAGACTTCAGGCATCCTTTACCGGTGATCCTTTTACATTCTATAGAGGCTTAAGGCAATCCAATCCGTCACCATATATGTTCTTCATCGACTTTGAAGAGTACGTCGTATTGGGGGCATCCCCAGAAAGCATGTTGAAAGTACAGGGCAGTCAGATCACAACGAATCCCATTGCAGGTACAAGGCGCAGAGGGAATACCGTTGAAGAAGATGGAAAGCTTGAGAGGGAGCTGCTATCGGATGAAAAGGAAATGGCTGAGCATCGAATGCTTGTGGACTTAGGAAGGAATGATCTGGGAAGGATTTGTGAAATCGGATCCATCCGATTAACCAAGTACTTAACCATTGAGAGGTACAAATATGTGATGCACATCGTTTCAGAGGTGAAGGGTAAATTGAAGGAAGAAGTAACCCCCCTTGAAGCATTAACAGGCTGTTTGCCTGCAGGAACAGTGAGCGGGGCACCGAAGATCAGGGCCATGCAGATCATCAATGGTCTTGAAACGACAAAACGCGGAGTATACTCAGGCGCTGTTGGATATATCGGGGTCAACGGCAATCTGGACTTTGCCCTGGCGATCCGCACAATGGTCGTGAAAGATGGTGTGGCCAATGTTCAAGCAGGGGCAGGAATCGTGTATGATTCAGATCCGGAATCTGAGTATGAAGAAACGCTGAATAAAGCACAATCATTATTGGAGGTGACGGGATGA
- a CDS encoding anthranilate synthase component II: MILLIDNYDSFTYNLYQYIEELGERVVVRRNDAISLEEIKKLDPSGIILSPGPGKPENAGICTSIIQNLHASVPILGVCLGHQAIGAAFGATIEIAEKVMHGKSSLIKHSGEGIFEYLPQPLEVMRYHSLVIKKGTLPEPLETVALSMDDGEIMAIKHMGSPLFGVQFHPESIGTKTGKKIIQNFLDEMRKGNNREKISTKAV; encoded by the coding sequence ATGATTCTACTCATTGATAACTATGATTCGTTTACGTATAACCTGTATCAATATATTGAAGAACTTGGTGAAAGGGTAGTGGTCAGACGGAATGATGCGATTTCATTGGAAGAAATAAAAAAACTGGATCCTTCAGGGATCATCCTTTCCCCTGGACCAGGTAAGCCTGAAAATGCGGGTATTTGCACCTCGATTATACAGAATCTTCACGCTAGTGTGCCGATTCTCGGCGTTTGTCTGGGTCATCAGGCAATCGGGGCAGCCTTTGGGGCAACCATTGAAATAGCTGAAAAGGTCATGCATGGAAAGAGCTCACTTATCAAACATAGTGGTGAAGGGATATTTGAATATTTGCCACAACCGTTGGAAGTGATGAGGTACCATTCACTGGTCATCAAAAAAGGGACTCTGCCAGAACCGCTGGAGACAGTTGCCCTTTCTATGGATGACGGGGAAATCATGGCCATCAAGCATATGGGATCTCCTTTGTTTGGGGTTCAATTCCATCCAGAGTCCATCGGGACGAAAACAGGGAAGAAAATCATTCAAAACTTTTTAGACGAAATGAGAAAGGGGAATAACCGTGAAAAGATATCTACAAAAGCTGTCTGA
- the trpD gene encoding anthranilate phosphoribosyltransferase, producing the protein MKRYLQKLSDGHSLERDEMRGAVQELFKEDTTESQIACFLTLLKTKGETVGEMTALVEVLREKALPVTSTLKDVLDNCGTGGDGSQSFNISTTSAFVLAGAGIKVAKHGNRSISSRTGSADVLEHLGISLDFQAHEVENLLNETNIAFLYTPHIHSGLKKIMKVRKELKIPTIFNLIGPLTNPVQLETQLIGVYRRDKLETMAHVLRELGRKRAIVLNGADYMDEASLAGENHLVLLEDGEVSSFTLSGDEVGLPSYTLEEIKGGDAGVNARILQDVLQGKEGAYTDTVLFNAGIALVAHGKASTFAEGVKLARESIESGRANEALSSLVHYSRQRRKQVI; encoded by the coding sequence GTGAAAAGATATCTACAAAAGCTGTCTGATGGTCATTCATTAGAAAGAGATGAGATGAGGGGAGCCGTTCAGGAATTATTCAAGGAAGATACGACCGAGAGTCAGATCGCCTGTTTCTTGACCCTGTTAAAAACGAAGGGGGAAACGGTGGGGGAAATGACAGCCCTGGTTGAAGTGCTCCGAGAGAAGGCATTGCCCGTAACCAGCACTTTAAAGGATGTATTGGATAATTGCGGGACAGGTGGAGATGGATCCCAGAGCTTTAATATCAGTACAACAAGCGCATTCGTTTTGGCAGGGGCAGGCATCAAAGTCGCAAAGCACGGAAATCGGAGCATATCAAGCAGGACCGGCAGTGCAGATGTGTTGGAACATCTGGGCATCTCATTGGACTTTCAGGCCCATGAAGTGGAAAATCTCCTGAATGAAACCAATATCGCCTTCCTCTATACACCCCATATCCATTCGGGGCTGAAAAAAATCATGAAGGTACGGAAAGAATTGAAAATTCCGACCATCTTTAATCTGATTGGTCCACTAACGAATCCCGTTCAATTGGAAACCCAGCTGATCGGGGTGTACAGAAGAGATAAGCTGGAAACCATGGCACATGTCCTACGTGAATTGGGAAGAAAGCGGGCAATCGTCTTGAATGGGGCGGACTACATGGACGAAGCGTCACTTGCAGGTGAGAATCATCTTGTCCTTCTGGAGGATGGTGAAGTCAGCTCATTTACATTATCAGGGGACGAGGTCGGGCTCCCATCTTATACCCTTGAAGAGATCAAAGGAGGAGATGCAGGAGTCAATGCCCGTATCTTACAGGACGTCTTACAAGGGAAAGAAGGAGCCTATACGGATACGGTCTTATTCAACGCAGGAATCGCCTTAGTTGCTCATGGTAAAGCTTCGACATTCGCAGAAGGTGTGAAACTGGCAAGGGAAAGTATAGAAAGCGGACGGGCAAATGAGGCGCTCTCATCCCTTGTACACTATAGCCGACAACGACGAAAGCAGGTGATTTGA